A portion of the Apis mellifera strain DH4 linkage group LG6, Amel_HAv3.1, whole genome shotgun sequence genome contains these proteins:
- the LOC551631 gene encoding dihydrolipoyllysine-residue acetyltransferase component of pyruvate dehydrogenase complex, mitochondrial translates to MAQMMIPRIGLLSIKNNSRVVPRIFVPLKYQRLCFHTSWVFDVQGKSILMPSLSPTMEKGTIVKWIKKEGDKIEAGDAVADIQTDKAVVTLELEDESILAKIIVGEGIQDIKVGTLIALTVDVDEDWKSVEMPDNVSVTPPVTASSTSPPSSSASPLSSTPPPSSPPASSSSSPSPPSMPVQGPPGQTNIGMPALSPTMTSGTIVKWLKKEGEKIEPGDAVAEIQTDKAVMTFEIEDEGIFAKILIPEGSQAEVGELIAITVEKGMDWKNVVVPTTTKPTAPSGVTPEVVPVGVPTAPPVGVPAPSVATPSAPSGQVYGLAVRRLLEEYGLKSEEIKGTGRPNRLLKSDVLTYIQTKNIKKVAPKTAPPPKDQKQPDIPLKKHVPSGGPSTYQDIPVSNIRSIIAKRLGESKITIPHSYATIDIKIDKINEIRKELKADGINISINDFITKATAHALVECPFINTLYKNDQIIQMPRVDISIAVAIESGLITPIVFDATAKSILDISKNIKELAEKAKTGQLKPEEFQGGTFTISNLGMFGIKHFRAIINLPQTAILAVGSGREELNAALQKVTKMSTSLSYDRRAIDEDQAADFLAVLKAMLEDPSFLIAGRLRALRYAQD, encoded by the exons ATGGCGCAAATGATGATACCTAGGATTGGACTTTtatccattaaaaataatagtcgTGTAGTACCTCGAATTTTCGTGCCGTTAAAATATCAACGATTATGTTTCCATACAAGTTGGGTTTTCGATG tCCAAGGAAAGAGTATTTTAATGCCTTCCTTGTCACCTACTATGGAAAAGGGTACCATTGTGAAATGGATCAAGAAAGAAGGTGATAAGATTGAAGCAGGAGATGCGGTTGCTGATATTCAAACTGATAAAGCAGTTGTTACTTTGGAATTAGAAGATGAGAGTATTCTTGCAAAAATCATT GTAGGAGAAGGAATTCAAGATATTAAAGTAGGAACATTAATAGCACTTACAGTTGATGTAGATGAAGATTGGAAATCTGTAGAAATGCCAGATAATGTTTCAGTTACACCACCTGTAACTGCATCTTCAACTAGTCCTCCATCATCATCAGCATCTCCATTATCATCAACACCTCCTCCATCATCACCTCCAGCatcttcatcatcatcaccatcTCCTCCAAGTATGCCAGTTCAAGGACCTCCTGGAca aaCAAATATTGGTATGCCAGCGCTTTCACCAACAATGACTTCAGGTACGATAGTAAAATGGcttaaaaaagaaggagaaaaaatagaaCCTGGCGATGCAGTGGCCGAAATTCAAACAGACAAAGCTGTTATGACTTTTGAAATCGAGGATGAAGgcatatttgcaaaaatactt ATTCCTGAAGGAAGTCAAGCAGAAGTAGGAGAATTAATTGCCATTACAGTAGAAAAGGGAATGGATTGGAAAAATGTTGTAGTTCCAACAACAACAAAACCTACTGCTCCTTCTGGAGTTACTCCTGAAGTTGTTCCTGTAGGTGTTCCAACTGCTCCTCCTGTAGGTGTTCCAGCTCCTTCTGTTGCTACTCCATCTGCACCAAGTGGACA agTATATGGTCTTGCTGTAAGACGATTATTGGAGGAATATGGATTGAAATCAGAAGAAATTAAAGGTACTGGTCGACctaatcgattattaaaaagtgatgttttaacttatattcaaacaaagaatataaaaaaagttgcaCCAAAAACAG cACCTCCACCTAAAGATCAAAAGCAACCTGATATTCCTTTAAAGAAACATGTACCCAGTGGTGGTCCCTCCACTTATCAAGATATTCCAGTTTCTAATATACGCAGTATCATTGCTAAAAGACTTGGAGAATCAAAA ataactATCCCGCATTCTTATGCGactatcgatattaaaattgataaaataaatgaaattcgtaAGGAACTCAAGGCTGATggtattaatatttcgataaatgatTTCATTACAAAAGCAACTGCACATGCACTAGTTGAATGtccatttataaatacattatataaaaatgatcaa ataattcaAATGCCAAGAGTTGATATTTCTATCGCAGTTGCTATTGAATCAGGACTTATTACGCCAATTGTTTTTGATGCTACAGCTAAAAGTATAttggatatttcgaaaaatataaaggaatTAGCTGAAAAAGCTAAAACTGGTCAATTAAAACCGGAAGAATTCCAAGGAGGAACATtcac aatatccaATTTGGGAATGTTTGGTATTAAGCATTTCAGAGCCATTATAAATCTTCCTCAAACAGCAATATTAGCAGTTGGAAGTGGTCGAGAAGAACTAA atgctGCATTACAAAAAGTAACAAAAATGTCAACATCTTTATCGTATGATAGACGAGCAATTGATGAAGATCAAGCAGCTGACTTTTTAGCTGTTTTAAAAGCTATGTTGGAAGACCCATCTTTTCTTATTGCAGGAAGATTACGAGCACTAAGGTACGCACAGGACTga
- the LOC551659 gene encoding serine/threonine-protein kinase STE20, producing MSLNISKLFSRKKTGTIDTVAEIGRPTNVSHKFHVSKNAETGQLEGLPESWIRLLNTQISKSEQDEHPAAALQAIKFYNYSIKRKPEEKVFKPFVTEDLIEEESQEIDKILSKKCQSEDSDESSTASSTDSQVQELPELPPKVNKIPKPTPRMCPERIEKTITEILEDLSTYQIEDDHPLEIENEQNKTEESPILRKKIECSTIKLNDEEIFEELRAICHNGDPNLRFEKTKEVGAGASGTVFIATDIQTDQKVAIKDIDLSKQPKKELILTEIKVLKEFQHPNLVNFLDAYLLNEHLWVVMELLEGGPLTDVVTETVMKEVQIAAVCREVLKAISFLHTRGIIHRDIKSDNVLLGMNGAVKVTDFGFCANIDGDEKRQTMVGTPYWMAPEVVTRKQYGKKVDIWSLGIMAIEMIEGEPPYMKETPLRALYLIAAIGKPSIPRWDTLSPTFQNFLEKCLAVEVDDRATADELLSHPFLENCAELTSLIPLIRTAQRILHKVFH from the coding sequence ATGAGTCTTAATATATCAAAgttattttcaagaaagaaaacCGGCACAATTGATACAGTCGCTGAGATTGGTCGCCCTACCAATGTTTCTCATAAATTTCATGTGAGTAAAAATGCCGAAACAGGACAATTGGAAGGTCTTCCTGAATCTTGGATTCGTCTGCTTAATAcacaaatatcaaaatcagAACAAGATGAACATCCTGCTGCAGCTTTGCAAGcaatcaaattttacaattactcGATAAAACGGAAACCAGAAGAAAAAGTATTCAAACCTTTTGTTACAGAAGatttaattgaagaagaatctcaggaaattgataaaattttatcaaaaaaatgtcAATCTGAAGATTCAGATGAATCGAGCACTGCAAGTTCAACAGATAGTCAGGTGCAGGAGTTACCAGAACTTCCAccaaaagttaataaaattccaaaaccTACACCACGAATGTGCCctgaaagaattgaaaaaactaTTACTGAAATTCTTGAAGATTTAAGTACATATCAAATTGAAGATGATCATCcacttgaaattgaaaatgaacaaaataaaacagaaGAGAGCCCTATTTtacgaaagaaaatagaatgttctacaataaaacttaatgatgaagaaatttttgaagaacttCGAGCTATTTGTCATAATGGAGATCCAAATCTTCGTTTTGAAAAAACTAAAGAGGTTGGGGCTGGTGCTTCAGGTACTGTATTTATAGCTACTGATATACAGACTGATCAAAAAGTTGCTATAAAAGACATAGATTTATCAAAACAGCCAAAGAAAGAACTAATATTGACTGAAATCAAAGTTCTTAAGGAATTTCAACATCCAAATTTGGTGAATTTTTTGGATGCATATCTTTTAAATGAGCATCTTTGGGTTGTTATGGAATTATTAGAAGGAGGACCTCTTACAGATGTTGTTACTGAAACTGTAATGAAAGAAGTACAAATTGCAGCAGTTTGTAGAGAAGTTTTAAAAGCAATTAGTTTTTTACATACAAGAGGAATTATTCATAGAGATATCAAATCAGATAATGTACTTCTTGGAATGAATGGTGCTGTGAAAGTTACAGACTTTGGTTTTTGTGCTAATATTGATGGTGATGAAAAACGTCAAACTATGGTTGGTACTCCATATTGGATGGCACCAGAAGTAGTGACGAGAAAACAATATGGTAAAAAAGTAGATATATGGTCTTTAGGTATTATGGCCATTGAAATGATAGAAGGTGAACCACCTTATATGAAAGAAACACCTTTAAGagctttatatttaattgctgCTATTGGTAAGCCTTCTATACCCAGATGGGACACATTAAGTCcaacatttcaaaatttcttagaaaaatgtttggcagttgaagttgatgacagGGCAACTGCAGATGAGTTATTATCCCATCCATTTCTAGAAAATTGTGCAGAATTAACAAGTTTAATACCATTAATAAGAACTGCACAAAGAATTCTTCATAAAGTGTTccattag